A portion of the Stigmatella aurantiaca DW4/3-1 genome contains these proteins:
- a CDS encoding HAD-IA family hydrolase — protein sequence MTELGLAITPKEVITRFTGLSHAQLGRPLPADYRQRSTLELARRLEGVKPIEGVHAQLGQLTGPRCVCSNSRSMRLQLSLTSTGLWEHFRPHVFSAPEVGRSKPAPDVFLHAAKVFGVEPRKVLVIEDSAHGVSGAVEAGMRVIGFTGGGHTWPGHAEDLKRAGATQVVPRLSDVAAAVEEFRA from the coding sequence TTGACCGAACTCGGCCTGGCCATCACCCCAAAGGAAGTCATCACCCGCTTCACCGGGCTGTCCCATGCGCAGCTCGGGCGTCCGCTGCCAGCGGACTACCGGCAGCGCTCCACCCTGGAGCTCGCTCGACGGCTGGAGGGCGTCAAGCCCATCGAGGGGGTGCACGCGCAGCTCGGCCAGCTCACCGGACCGCGCTGCGTCTGCTCGAACTCCCGCTCCATGCGGCTTCAGCTCAGCCTGACGTCGACCGGACTCTGGGAGCACTTCCGCCCCCATGTCTTCTCCGCCCCCGAGGTAGGCCGCTCGAAACCCGCGCCGGACGTCTTCCTGCACGCGGCCAAGGTCTTCGGCGTCGAGCCTCGGAAGGTCCTTGTCATCGAGGACTCCGCGCACGGCGTCTCCGGGGCCGTCGAGGCCGGCATGCGGGTCATTGGCTTCACGGGCGGCGGCCACACCTGGCCTGGCCACGCCGAGGACTTGAAGCGAGCGGGAGCCACCCAGGTGGTCCCCCGCCTCTCGGACGTGGCCGCGGCCGTGGAGGAGTTCCGCGCCTGA
- a CDS encoding Hint domain-containing protein, with product MRSSSLRLWKPLVRASQMAGVLLLTTGWSKPLRPPAEHMPHPQLIEQSHRMNARYDAEIIKHGNRLSIDLDLADDAQHAFVLSRLRAAGKNEKNAPGLFHKLSLFRERALRRQREGAKMDAPSSGPLWCDHYLIVKPPISSGTGASLTYEPYVRVSCNGGANYIYADLVAYDINKEETQSRVVASNAGEEYGGGTDFIGVGAVASVDVAQGHLLRLESVALAVDDVTGRDVTSYTVEKTSIAFRDEGGFTLLHPREIVPNNNRADIWMCQLRGGADCDYAVAGYEQGILKAYPPVPQGVAASRAEKPGELNPGDFWELGSPFNATQLYVPIRTEIRAGNSNYLQCTVDHYTYAKVLLHSSVGVRCANSVDFKNLLPVGQNTAVFNYLADVSYDINGNGDPECTTTRILNNSVSFNITLIGKSRCTHADGTHTLEPFYKSQAIDGRTLTSQRLFFQNSCMAAGTRIQMADGRILPVEQVEIGDKVLANKEGLILTITDVARGHEIDDFVQLHDNAGHRVTLTQMHPVIKADGKVVAARSLKIRDQVRTNRGIATIKSAKRVPVNGKQVFNLALGTPYELRTVGPQERTLFAGGFLVGDKSMQDLLQNPQPPPMDVASSLPETWRPDFANAQAE from the coding sequence ATGAGAAGCAGTTCGTTGAGGCTGTGGAAGCCGCTCGTCCGGGCATCCCAGATGGCAGGGGTGCTGTTGCTCACGACAGGGTGGAGCAAGCCCTTGCGGCCACCCGCGGAGCACATGCCGCATCCACAGTTGATTGAGCAGTCCCATCGGATGAACGCCCGGTATGACGCGGAGATCATCAAGCACGGAAACCGGCTCAGCATCGACCTGGACCTGGCCGACGATGCGCAGCACGCCTTCGTCCTGAGCAGGCTCCGGGCCGCCGGCAAGAACGAGAAGAACGCTCCCGGACTCTTCCACAAGTTATCCCTGTTCCGGGAGCGCGCCCTGCGCCGCCAACGTGAGGGGGCCAAGATGGACGCCCCTTCGAGCGGCCCCCTCTGGTGCGACCATTATCTGATCGTGAAGCCCCCGATCTCTTCTGGAACTGGGGCCTCCCTCACGTACGAGCCATATGTCCGGGTGAGTTGCAACGGCGGCGCCAACTACATCTATGCCGACCTGGTCGCCTACGACATCAACAAGGAAGAAACCCAAAGCCGGGTGGTCGCCTCCAACGCGGGAGAAGAATACGGGGGCGGCACCGACTTCATCGGCGTGGGCGCGGTGGCCTCGGTGGACGTGGCCCAGGGCCACCTGCTGCGGCTGGAGTCCGTGGCCCTCGCCGTGGACGACGTCACGGGCCGGGATGTCACCTCGTATACCGTGGAGAAGACCTCCATCGCCTTCCGGGATGAGGGCGGATTCACGCTCCTCCACCCGCGTGAAATCGTCCCGAACAACAACAGGGCCGACATCTGGATGTGCCAACTTCGCGGGGGCGCGGACTGCGATTACGCGGTCGCCGGATATGAGCAGGGCATCCTGAAAGCCTACCCTCCCGTTCCCCAAGGGGTGGCCGCCTCCCGGGCGGAGAAGCCCGGCGAGCTGAACCCCGGCGATTTCTGGGAGCTCGGCAGCCCGTTCAATGCCACCCAGCTCTATGTGCCCATCCGGACGGAGATCCGGGCCGGCAACTCGAACTATCTGCAATGCACCGTGGACCACTACACCTATGCCAAGGTGCTGCTCCACTCCTCGGTGGGCGTCCGGTGCGCGAACTCCGTGGACTTCAAGAACCTGCTGCCCGTGGGCCAGAACACCGCCGTGTTCAATTACCTGGCCGATGTCTCGTACGACATCAACGGCAACGGCGACCCGGAATGCACCACCACCCGCATCCTCAACAACTCGGTCAGCTTCAACATCACCCTCATCGGCAAGTCCCGGTGCACCCACGCGGACGGCACCCACACCCTCGAGCCGTTCTACAAATCGCAGGCCATCGATGGCCGGACGTTGACGAGCCAGCGGCTCTTCTTCCAGAACAGTTGCATGGCGGCGGGCACCCGCATCCAGATGGCCGATGGCCGCATCCTGCCCGTGGAGCAGGTGGAGATCGGGGACAAGGTCTTGGCCAACAAGGAGGGGTTGATCCTGACGATCACCGACGTGGCCCGCGGCCATGAAATCGACGACTTCGTGCAACTGCACGACAACGCGGGGCACCGTGTCACCCTGACGCAGATGCACCCGGTCATCAAAGCGGATGGCAAGGTGGTGGCCGCCCGGTCGCTGAAGATCCGGGATCAGGTGCGGACGAACCGGGGCATCGCCACGATCAAGTCGGCGAAGCGCGTCCCGGTGAACGGCAAGCAGGTGTTCAACCTCGCCCTGGGGACCCCCTACGAGCTGCGCACGGTGGGCCCCCAGGAGCGCACCCTGTTCGCCGGTGGCTTCCTCGTGGGTGACAAGTCCATGCAGGACCTCCTCCAGAATCCGCAGCCGCCGCCCATGGACGTGGCGTCCAGTCTGCCCGAGACCTGGCGACCGGATTTCGCGAACGCCCAGGCGGAGTAG
- a CDS encoding cytochrome c oxidase subunit 3 yields MPSQGPVSLPPEAKPGASVSPAEVLHAQTDAATASFGVRVGLLAWGMFFAALAFAVGYLRMRAPWPPAGMPPLPRILPALGVVLLVTAAGLLHFGGRQEHVRRYVASALGAQMGFLVVQGFVLITLWQGGIRLPEGGVYASAVHGLGALHAAHGGIGVMGLALRGFRSGDVRGEVRLWALYGDFLAATGVLFLVAVYLT; encoded by the coding sequence ATGCCGTCTCAAGGCCCAGTGTCCCTGCCTCCGGAGGCGAAGCCCGGAGCGAGCGTGTCTCCCGCGGAGGTGCTGCATGCCCAGACGGACGCAGCAACGGCCTCTTTCGGGGTGAGGGTGGGCCTGTTGGCGTGGGGGATGTTCTTCGCGGCGTTGGCGTTCGCGGTGGGATATTTGCGGATGCGTGCGCCCTGGCCTCCCGCGGGCATGCCCCCGCTGCCCCGGATCCTCCCGGCGCTGGGGGTGGTGTTGCTGGTCACCGCGGCGGGATTGCTGCACTTCGGGGGACGCCAGGAACATGTCCGCCGGTATGTGGCCTCGGCCTTGGGGGCGCAGATGGGGTTCCTGGTGGTGCAAGGCTTTGTTCTGATCACCTTGTGGCAAGGGGGCATTCGGCTGCCGGAAGGGGGCGTCTATGCCTCGGCGGTCCATGGTCTGGGGGCGCTGCACGCGGCCCATGGAGGAATCGGGGTGATGGGGCTCGCGCTGCGAGGGTTCCGGAGCGGGGACGTGCGGGGCGAGGTCCGGCTCTGGGCGCTCTACGGTGATTTCTTGGCGGCGACGGGGGTTCTGTTTCTCGTGGCGGTGTACCTGACATGA
- a CDS encoding c-type cytochrome: MNVRQALILGGMVMTVGCRSQAPKFEPMTWGDGRTVSVAALERGYSVYMHYCMSCHGERGDGQGPSSPGMRPPPRNFRQGLFKFGGVAAGELPTDEALKRTVRRGLHGTPMLPWDVPEADVEAVVQYLKTFSPRWREEAPGQPLAMSEDPWKGREGEAVERGKAVYHVASAGHAGCSACHIAYLPKPELEALTERVTGRKVDLSKVDPYTAQARDSDYSVAVDAQGQPSQMAKVLPPDFLVHRLRTVWPLEEEVEGAEYTPLRQREDLYRVIAAGVGGAAMPTWKGAIPEENLWALAYYVQTLVNQRDTEEGRALKARLLAPRK; this comes from the coding sequence ATGAACGTGCGGCAGGCCCTGATCCTGGGTGGGATGGTGATGACGGTGGGGTGCCGCTCGCAGGCGCCGAAGTTCGAGCCCATGACGTGGGGGGACGGGCGCACGGTCAGCGTGGCGGCATTGGAGCGTGGCTACTCGGTGTACATGCATTACTGCATGTCCTGCCATGGCGAGCGGGGGGATGGGCAGGGGCCCTCGTCGCCGGGCATGCGTCCTCCGCCGCGCAACTTCCGGCAAGGGTTGTTCAAGTTCGGGGGCGTGGCGGCCGGAGAGTTGCCCACGGACGAGGCGTTGAAGCGCACGGTGCGGCGAGGGCTGCACGGCACGCCCATGCTGCCGTGGGACGTGCCAGAGGCCGACGTGGAAGCGGTGGTGCAGTACCTGAAGACGTTCAGCCCGCGCTGGCGCGAAGAGGCTCCGGGGCAACCGCTGGCGATGTCGGAAGATCCCTGGAAGGGCCGCGAAGGGGAGGCGGTGGAGCGCGGCAAGGCGGTGTACCACGTGGCGAGCGCGGGGCATGCGGGGTGCTCGGCGTGCCACATCGCGTACCTTCCGAAGCCGGAGTTGGAGGCGCTCACGGAGCGGGTGACGGGCCGCAAGGTGGACTTGAGCAAGGTGGATCCGTACACGGCGCAGGCGCGGGACTCGGACTACTCGGTGGCGGTGGATGCTCAGGGCCAGCCCTCGCAGATGGCCAAGGTGCTGCCACCGGACTTCCTGGTGCACCGGTTGCGGACGGTGTGGCCGTTGGAAGAAGAGGTCGAGGGGGCGGAATACACGCCCTTGCGGCAGCGGGAGGATCTGTACCGGGTCATCGCCGCGGGCGTGGGCGGTGCGGCGATGCCGACGTGGAAGGGCGCCATCCCGGAGGAGAACCTGTGGGCGCTCGCGTACTACGTGCAGACGCTCGTGAATCAGCGGGACACGGAGGAGGGACGGGCGCTGAAGGCTCGGTTGCTCGCGCCCCGGAAGTGA
- a CDS encoding PAS domain-containing protein → MDSPSASHPLKDMVGCEFLLESLTDAVLVLDRDWRITTLNGAAEGIIGRSRELLVGQNLWTALPELAPTPLGAAFHAAHASGERSTHTGHYAPFGAWFEARIIPQDTGIVAFIRDVSPLHEAELERVRLVAAERAAYERAERAAHRLTRLQEFTARLSAARSPDEVTQQTVACTMAAVGATMAMVGVPTETLRTLRVAACQGLPPQLLRECQVLPLDSILPMSVAFRGEPEWIESPEEFSARYPQLAKTMGEDAAARSLASLPLVVEERVLGVLTLCYPEPRTFPAEEREFLLALARHSALALDRARLLAEGETQRARLEELVMCAPAVVSVTRGSGHRYVLCNPRYRQLLGGKDLTGMSAREAVPTLDGQGVFEAMDRVYETGEPFISKEFPVRLGPKSDVPSEAFFDFVHQPLRDSEGRVEGIATFAFDVTDQVLARRTVEELLRDMARSEERFRAFLTATSEIIWDMPPRGGFDSDQPGWRAFTGQTREELLGWGWLNAVHPEDRLGTELAWREAVKAGKLFQNEVRLRRHDGMYRHMHMRAVPVLELDGTVREWVGIHRDITRQREDEVERARLLSREQRHRAQLQGLAAASLAIGQAASLDAVLLVITEEARELIGAHQSVTSLTTGEDGAQSISAVSLSEKYSQYRGYSPRADGWGFSAQVCRTNQPLRMAQPELEAHPEWRSIGQSEAEHPPPRGWLAVPLVGSSGSNLGLIQLSDRHEGDFTAEDEAILVQLARMASVAIENARLMAESQAANRAKDEFLAVMSHELRTPLTAVLGWTQMLRTRRNDPAIQEKGLDVIERNARSLAQLIEDVLDVSRILTGKLALHQRAVDLASVVQAAVEVVRPRAEQKGVTLVMEAGVGGGMVTGDPGRLQQVFWNLLVNAVKFTPSGGRVEVRVERGNAEWRVWIKDSGQGIRVEALPHLFERFWQADGSSTREHGGLGLGLAIVRHLVELHGGEVEAESAGLGHGSTFTVRLPVPALLPEPERLASSAEGVAPQVRLDGVRVLLVEDAEDARELITLLLRDRGAQVRAVSNARDAMESLEEVLPDVVVSDIGLPGEDGHALLKRMRAWAEARDQWLPAIALTAYAGAEDARRAYRAGFQVHMAKPLESDALVESVARLAARDRDAGPHAG, encoded by the coding sequence ATGGACTCCCCCAGCGCCTCACACCCCTTGAAGGACATGGTGGGGTGCGAGTTCCTCCTTGAGAGCCTCACCGATGCGGTGCTCGTGCTGGATCGCGACTGGCGCATCACCACCCTCAATGGGGCGGCGGAGGGCATCATCGGGCGCTCCCGCGAGCTGCTGGTGGGGCAGAACCTGTGGACGGCGCTCCCGGAGCTGGCCCCGACCCCTTTGGGGGCGGCCTTCCACGCGGCCCATGCCAGCGGGGAGCGGAGCACGCACACGGGCCACTATGCGCCCTTCGGCGCGTGGTTCGAGGCGCGGATCATCCCCCAGGACACGGGGATCGTGGCCTTCATCCGGGATGTCTCTCCGCTGCACGAGGCCGAGCTGGAGCGGGTCCGGCTGGTGGCCGCCGAGCGCGCCGCGTACGAGAGGGCCGAGCGGGCCGCGCACCGGCTCACGCGCTTGCAGGAGTTCACCGCGCGCCTGTCCGCCGCGCGCTCGCCGGATGAGGTGACGCAGCAGACGGTGGCGTGCACCATGGCTGCGGTGGGCGCCACCATGGCGATGGTGGGGGTGCCCACCGAGACGCTGCGGACGTTGCGCGTGGCGGCTTGTCAGGGGCTGCCGCCTCAATTGCTTCGCGAGTGCCAGGTGCTGCCGCTGGACTCGATCCTTCCCATGTCGGTGGCCTTCCGGGGAGAGCCGGAGTGGATCGAATCTCCCGAGGAGTTCAGTGCCCGCTACCCCCAACTGGCGAAGACGATGGGGGAGGATGCCGCGGCGCGCTCCCTGGCGAGCCTGCCGCTGGTGGTGGAGGAGCGGGTGCTCGGGGTGCTGACGCTGTGCTACCCCGAGCCGCGCACCTTTCCGGCGGAAGAGCGGGAGTTCCTGCTGGCCCTGGCCCGGCACAGCGCGCTGGCCCTGGACCGGGCGCGGCTCCTGGCGGAAGGGGAGACGCAGCGCGCGCGGTTGGAGGAGTTGGTGATGTGCGCCCCAGCGGTGGTGTCCGTCACGCGGGGCTCGGGGCACCGCTATGTCCTGTGCAACCCGCGCTACCGGCAGCTTTTGGGCGGCAAGGATCTGACGGGGATGTCCGCGCGCGAGGCCGTGCCCACGCTGGATGGCCAGGGCGTCTTCGAGGCGATGGACCGGGTGTATGAGACCGGCGAGCCCTTCATCAGCAAGGAATTTCCGGTGCGGCTGGGGCCGAAGTCGGACGTGCCCTCCGAGGCCTTCTTCGACTTCGTCCACCAGCCGCTGCGCGACTCGGAAGGCCGGGTGGAGGGCATCGCCACCTTCGCCTTCGACGTGACGGATCAGGTGCTGGCGCGGCGCACGGTGGAGGAACTGCTGCGGGACATGGCGCGCAGCGAGGAGCGCTTCCGCGCGTTCCTCACCGCCACCTCGGAGATCATCTGGGACATGCCGCCCCGGGGCGGGTTCGATTCGGATCAGCCCGGCTGGCGGGCCTTCACGGGGCAGACGCGCGAGGAACTGCTGGGCTGGGGCTGGCTGAACGCGGTGCACCCAGAGGACCGGCTCGGCACGGAGCTGGCGTGGCGCGAGGCGGTGAAGGCGGGAAAGCTCTTCCAGAACGAGGTGCGGCTGCGGCGGCATGATGGGATGTACCGCCACATGCACATGCGGGCGGTGCCGGTGCTGGAGCTGGACGGGACGGTGCGCGAGTGGGTGGGCATCCACCGCGACATCACCCGCCAGCGGGAGGACGAGGTGGAGCGGGCGCGGCTGCTGTCGCGCGAGCAGCGGCACCGGGCACAGCTCCAGGGGCTGGCGGCGGCGTCGCTGGCCATTGGACAGGCGGCGTCGCTGGATGCGGTGCTGCTGGTCATCACCGAGGAGGCGCGGGAGCTCATTGGGGCGCACCAGTCCGTCACCAGCCTGACGACGGGCGAGGACGGGGCCCAGTCCATCAGCGCGGTGTCGCTGTCGGAGAAGTATTCGCAGTACCGGGGGTACTCGCCGCGGGCGGATGGCTGGGGGTTCTCGGCGCAGGTGTGCCGGACCAATCAGCCGCTGCGGATGGCGCAGCCGGAACTGGAGGCGCATCCGGAGTGGCGGAGCATCGGGCAGTCCGAGGCGGAACACCCGCCCCCCCGTGGGTGGCTGGCGGTGCCGCTGGTGGGCAGCAGTGGCAGCAACCTGGGGCTCATCCAGCTGTCGGACCGGCACGAGGGCGACTTCACGGCGGAGGATGAGGCCATCTTGGTGCAGTTGGCGCGCATGGCGTCGGTGGCCATCGAGAACGCGCGGCTGATGGCGGAGTCCCAGGCGGCCAACCGCGCCAAGGATGAGTTCCTGGCGGTGATGAGCCATGAGCTGCGCACGCCGCTGACGGCGGTGCTGGGTTGGACGCAGATGCTGCGCACGCGTCGCAATGATCCGGCCATCCAGGAGAAGGGGCTGGATGTCATCGAGCGGAACGCGCGCTCGCTGGCACAGCTCATCGAGGACGTGCTGGACGTGTCGCGCATCCTCACGGGCAAGCTGGCGCTGCACCAGCGGGCCGTGGATCTGGCGTCGGTGGTGCAGGCGGCGGTGGAGGTGGTGCGCCCCCGGGCGGAGCAGAAGGGCGTGACGCTGGTGATGGAGGCGGGGGTGGGCGGAGGCATGGTGACGGGAGACCCGGGACGGTTGCAGCAGGTGTTCTGGAATCTGCTGGTGAACGCGGTGAAGTTCACCCCGAGCGGCGGACGGGTCGAGGTGCGGGTGGAGCGGGGCAACGCCGAATGGCGGGTGTGGATCAAGGACTCGGGTCAGGGCATCCGGGTGGAGGCGCTGCCGCACCTCTTCGAGCGGTTCTGGCAGGCGGACGGCAGCAGCACGCGGGAGCACGGCGGGCTGGGGCTGGGGTTGGCCATCGTGCGGCACTTGGTGGAACTGCACGGCGGCGAAGTGGAGGCGGAGAGCGCGGGACTGGGCCATGGCTCCACCTTCACGGTGCGGCTGCCCGTGCCGGCCTTGCTGCCTGAGCCGGAGCGGCTGGCGTCCTCGGCGGAGGGCGTGGCTCCCCAGGTGCGGCTGGACGGGGTGCGCGTGCTGCTGGTGGAGGATGCGGAAGATGCGCGCGAGCTCATCACCCTGCTGCTGAGAGACCGGGGCGCCCAGGTGCGCGCGGTGTCCAACGCGCGTGATGCCATGGAAAGTCTGGAGGAAGTCCTTCCGGACGTGGTGGTGTCGGACATCGGCCTTCCAGGCGAGGACGGCCATGCCCTGCTCAAGCGGATGCGGGCGTGGGCGGAGGCGAGAGACCAGTGGCTCCCGGCCATCGCGCTGACAGCCTATGCGGGCGCGGAGGACGCGCGGCGAGCTTATCGGGCGGGCTTCCAGGTGCACATGGCCAAGCCCCTGGAGTCGGATGCGCTGGTGGAGTCCGTGGCCCGGCTGGCGGCGAGGGACCGGGACGCGGGTCCCCATGCGGGCTGA
- a CDS encoding 3'-5' exonuclease, whose amino-acid sequence MTHTPEDEWLWGWDPTPGIVSVWAEPDGRVTVWRRLPTTGELVRDEGRFRPWLLLSSLEDLAHLGPRLRPEAEGPAPHRITYQELEGPGALRYLVRSEDGRVLTSAVLQGASRRLGRALGHVRELPEDTVLSLPPEEQYLTASGRTYFRGLGFDALHRLQFDLETTGLEPDHDRIFLVALRTPEGQPETLEAHGDSDAAEAELLQRLAARIRACDPDVIENHNLHGFDLPFLAHRAKRLGVPLVLGRDGAPGLRQRPSSRGAALGRGTAGRANDPMRRTRYTLPGRELIDTLDAVLRHDFSARDLPGHGLKAVARHFGLAGPERELIPGPRVHQVFLQDPERVRRYARDDVTEAAGLARLLGGAAFALARMAPRRYERLADAGPATGVIDPLLVRAYLRAGAALPAHEAGDGTPHSGAALHLFATGVAKRVVKADVASMYPSLMRQYRISPKRDRLGALLSLVDRLVEQRLAAKALARDAAPGSAERHTHEALSAAMKLLVNSAYGYLGAAGLTRFSDVHAANEVTRRGREVLWLLCSELAHRGVTLLEADTDGVYFSVPEGWHEADERRVVSEVAALLPPRVQLAFDGRYAAMLSHEPKNYALQPYDGPLVLRGVAFRSSRAEPFGEDFLRRALRCLLAGDLSGVRDAFVETVTALRRRELPTLAVTARVRLTKDAPQYLATRERRRELPYEAVLASGRTQWTPGEHVRVYRAVGGRAGLLPDPETASPGSTAGDPRDYDAEFYARLLRETFAARLVRAMTPEDFATVFAAPEQLSLFASPLAQARPVLTVLLEPGNEAPS is encoded by the coding sequence ATGACCCATACCCCCGAGGATGAGTGGCTCTGGGGCTGGGACCCGACCCCCGGCATTGTCTCGGTGTGGGCGGAGCCCGACGGCCGGGTCACCGTCTGGCGGAGGCTGCCCACCACGGGCGAGTTGGTGCGCGACGAGGGGCGCTTCCGTCCCTGGCTGCTGCTCTCCTCCTTGGAGGACCTGGCCCACCTGGGTCCCAGGCTGCGTCCGGAAGCAGAGGGGCCCGCGCCCCACCGGATCACCTATCAAGAGCTGGAGGGTCCAGGAGCGCTGCGTTACCTGGTGCGTTCAGAGGATGGCCGGGTGCTGACCTCGGCCGTGCTCCAGGGCGCCTCGCGCCGCCTCGGCCGCGCCTTGGGGCATGTGCGAGAGCTGCCCGAGGACACCGTGCTCTCGCTGCCACCGGAGGAGCAGTACCTCACCGCCTCGGGGCGCACGTACTTCCGCGGACTCGGCTTCGACGCGCTGCACCGCTTGCAGTTCGACCTCGAGACCACCGGACTGGAGCCGGACCACGATCGGATCTTCCTCGTGGCCCTGCGAACCCCCGAGGGCCAGCCCGAGACCCTCGAAGCCCATGGAGACAGTGATGCGGCCGAGGCCGAGCTCCTCCAGCGTCTGGCCGCCCGCATCCGCGCCTGCGATCCCGATGTGATCGAAAACCACAACCTGCACGGCTTTGACCTGCCGTTCCTCGCCCACCGGGCCAAGCGGCTCGGCGTCCCCCTGGTGCTGGGACGCGATGGGGCACCGGGACTGCGGCAGCGTCCCTCCTCGCGAGGGGCGGCCCTGGGACGAGGCACTGCGGGACGCGCCAATGATCCCATGCGCCGCACGCGCTACACCCTGCCCGGCCGCGAGCTGATTGACACCCTGGATGCCGTGCTGCGGCACGACTTCTCGGCCCGGGACTTGCCAGGCCATGGGCTCAAGGCCGTCGCCCGGCATTTCGGCCTCGCGGGGCCCGAGCGCGAGCTCATCCCAGGCCCCCGCGTGCACCAGGTCTTCCTCCAGGATCCCGAGCGCGTGCGGCGCTATGCCCGCGATGACGTGACGGAGGCCGCTGGACTCGCCCGCCTGCTCGGCGGCGCGGCCTTCGCCCTCGCCCGCATGGCCCCGCGCCGCTATGAGCGCCTCGCGGACGCGGGGCCCGCAACCGGCGTGATCGATCCCCTGCTCGTGCGTGCCTACCTCCGCGCGGGGGCAGCGCTTCCCGCGCACGAGGCGGGCGACGGGACACCACACAGCGGGGCGGCCCTGCACCTGTTCGCCACGGGTGTGGCCAAACGGGTGGTGAAGGCCGACGTCGCGAGCATGTACCCCTCGCTGATGCGCCAGTACCGAATCAGCCCCAAGAGGGATCGGCTCGGCGCGCTGCTCTCGCTGGTCGACCGGCTCGTGGAGCAGCGGTTGGCCGCCAAGGCCCTGGCCCGGGACGCGGCCCCTGGCTCCGCGGAGCGGCACACGCACGAAGCGCTCTCCGCCGCGATGAAGCTCCTCGTCAATTCGGCCTATGGCTACCTCGGCGCCGCCGGGCTCACGCGCTTCTCGGACGTGCACGCCGCCAACGAGGTGACGCGCCGTGGACGCGAGGTGCTGTGGCTGCTGTGCAGCGAATTGGCCCATCGGGGCGTTACGCTCCTGGAGGCCGACACGGACGGGGTGTACTTCTCCGTCCCGGAGGGCTGGCACGAGGCCGATGAGCGCCGGGTGGTCTCCGAAGTCGCAGCGCTGCTTCCCCCCCGCGTTCAGCTCGCCTTCGACGGGCGCTATGCCGCCATGCTTTCGCACGAGCCCAAGAACTACGCGCTCCAGCCTTACGACGGTCCGCTCGTCCTGCGCGGTGTGGCGTTCCGCTCCAGCCGGGCAGAGCCCTTTGGCGAGGACTTCCTGCGCCGGGCGCTGCGCTGCCTTCTGGCGGGAGACCTGTCCGGGGTACGGGACGCCTTCGTCGAGACCGTGACGGCGTTGCGCCGGCGGGAGCTGCCCACCCTGGCCGTCACGGCGCGGGTCCGGTTGACGAAGGATGCCCCGCAGTACCTCGCCACGCGCGAGCGCCGGAGGGAGTTGCCCTACGAGGCCGTGCTGGCCAGTGGACGGACCCAGTGGACCCCTGGCGAACACGTCCGCGTCTATCGCGCGGTGGGCGGACGCGCGGGACTGCTGCCGGATCCAGAGACGGCCAGCCCAGGCAGCACCGCGGGGGATCCCCGGGACTACGACGCCGAGTTCTATGCCCGGCTCCTGCGCGAGACGTTCGCGGCCCGGCTCGTCCGGGCAATGACCCCCGAAGACTTCGCGACGGTGTTCGCCGCCCCCGAGCAGCTTTCTCTCTTCGCGTCACCGCTGGCACAGGCCCGGCCCGTGCTCACGGTGTTGCTCGAACCGGGCAACGAGGCCCCCTCATAG